The following coding sequences are from one Methanohalophilus halophilus window:
- a CDS encoding PGF-pre-PGF domain-containing protein — MKRLNKCILLLFITLLLGISTASAFEVSPSNPTVGDEITISGTGSGDSVDASVAFTKNVDVDNGEYEYNINGVEIPSGDNRFTVRAEGVQDLNVRVKILFWITKSADASRDVATVSQSNVPSGNYNIKIDGNAASGQSNVDLTITATQTMDITDGQFEETYSTSSIPAGNFRVTVGGETETITLSSTGSSTSSGSSGSSSNTGGGGDTTPDVANGNVDASESITKRVFSEMPVEYQFSHSSIPVRLINITSRITAMEIPVKVEVLDDTSVMVKNDPSGKIYKHLNIWVGNTGFAVPENINSATIHFRVDNDWITDNDIDPDTIVLMHYEDTTDEWTKLPTEQVSKNEQYTNYRASTPHFSPFAISGQIDQEIIENTTDDTNSINESQNSTVNSSNFTDSNSTGETDNQSFYTNVWIFGLILTIFVGIIILKMRRS, encoded by the coding sequence TTGAAACGATTGAATAAATGTATATTATTACTGTTTATCACCCTGCTACTGGGAATTTCCACAGCCTCTGCTTTTGAAGTGTCTCCTTCAAACCCGACCGTGGGAGATGAAATTACAATTAGTGGAACCGGGTCTGGAGATTCCGTTGATGCATCTGTGGCTTTTACTAAAAACGTAGATGTAGATAATGGAGAATATGAGTATAATATAAATGGAGTGGAGATTCCAAGCGGAGATAATCGTTTCACAGTAAGGGCTGAAGGCGTGCAAGATCTCAATGTCCGGGTAAAAATATTGTTCTGGATTACCAAAAGTGCAGATGCTTCCAGAGATGTAGCAACCGTATCCCAATCCAACGTACCCTCTGGAAATTACAATATCAAAATCGATGGTAATGCTGCAAGTGGCCAATCAAATGTGGACCTTACAATTACTGCAACCCAAACTATGGACATAACAGATGGCCAGTTTGAAGAAACTTATTCCACAAGCAGCATTCCTGCCGGGAATTTCAGAGTTACCGTGGGTGGAGAGACTGAAACTATAACTTTAAGTTCAACTGGTTCCAGCACCTCCAGTGGAAGTAGCGGAAGCAGCTCTAATACAGGTGGTGGAGGAGATACAACACCCGATGTTGCAAACGGAAATGTGGACGCATCTGAATCCATCACAAAAAGAGTATTCAGTGAGATGCCGGTGGAATATCAGTTCTCCCACTCATCCATTCCGGTCAGGTTAATAAACATCACTTCCCGAATAACTGCAATGGAAATACCCGTCAAAGTTGAAGTCCTGGATGATACTTCCGTAATGGTCAAAAATGATCCCTCTGGAAAAATCTACAAACATCTCAATATCTGGGTAGGCAATACCGGCTTTGCAGTCCCAGAGAATATCAATTCTGCAACCATTCATTTCAGGGTGGATAATGATTGGATAACTGACAATGATATTGATCCTGACACTATTGTCCTGATGCATTATGAAGATACGACAGATGAATGGACAAAATTGCCTACAGAGCAAGTTTCAAAGAATGAACAGTACACAAATTACCGGGCATCTACACCTCATTTTTCTCCCTTTGCAATCAGCGGGCAAATCGACCAGGAAATTATCGAAAATACCACTGATGACACAAACTCCATCAATGAAAGCCAGAATTCAACTGTAAATAGTTCCAATTTTACGGATAGCAACTCAACTGGTGAAACAGACAATCAATCTTTTTACACAAATGTATGGATTTTTGGTCTGATACTTACAATATTCGTTGGTATAATTATACTGAAAATGAGAAGGTCCTGA
- a CDS encoding glycosyltransferase produces MNSLLIAAVLFTLIPLITYLIYILAILKPSNSKIHAPDTQPPITVVIPTYNESEVIEHRIKNLKDIDYPTENIHAIIVDDQSTDNTVELANKAFQKYSISGEVIVKEKRTGTNASVNLGVGKASTDFVVTTDADVTFEPDAVNNALGRLLSDEKIGAVCGELEPIARKDSFTTHSEKAYRDVYGRMCSWESGLHSTYCFNGPLIMLRKKAFSPIPETKGASDAGMALRIIRNGYRCLYESSARFYEYITSDMDQQRRQKLRRSARLQEATLHNLGLVSPKYGKFGLFVLPLRFVMFFIAPVSFFLAVVLWSIVLGNINLLWGTGVWILFGLALLSGQWRSNLISSFIWHQIYLLVSLVYMFKGVHIWQAIERKKV; encoded by the coding sequence ATGAACTCCCTACTCATTGCAGCAGTATTATTCACCCTTATCCCGCTTATTACATATCTTATTTACATTCTTGCCATCCTTAAACCCTCCAACTCAAAAATCCACGCGCCGGATACTCAACCTCCGATAACAGTGGTAATTCCCACTTACAATGAAAGTGAGGTCATTGAGCACCGTATCAAGAATTTAAAGGACATCGATTATCCCACGGAAAACATCCATGCGATAATAGTGGATGACCAGTCAACTGATAACACTGTGGAACTGGCAAACAAAGCTTTCCAGAAATACAGTATCTCCGGTGAAGTGATTGTCAAGGAAAAACGTACAGGTACCAATGCATCGGTTAATCTGGGTGTGGGAAAAGCCAGCACTGATTTTGTAGTGACCACGGATGCAGATGTCACCTTTGAACCTGATGCAGTAAACAATGCGCTGGGCCGGCTGCTCAGCGATGAGAAGATCGGAGCTGTCTGCGGGGAACTGGAACCCATTGCACGGAAGGATTCTTTTACCACTCATTCCGAAAAGGCCTACAGGGATGTCTACGGCAGGATGTGCAGCTGGGAAAGCGGCCTGCATTCCACCTACTGTTTCAACGGGCCTCTAATCATGCTGAGGAAAAAAGCCTTCTCCCCGATTCCCGAAACAAAAGGAGCATCAGATGCAGGCATGGCGCTGCGCATCATCCGTAATGGTTACCGCTGTCTCTATGAATCATCCGCCAGGTTCTACGAATACATCACAAGTGACATGGACCAGCAGCGCCGCCAGAAACTCAGACGTTCGGCACGATTACAGGAAGCCACCCTCCACAATCTCGGGCTGGTTTCACCAAAATACGGAAAATTCGGGCTGTTTGTGTTGCCCCTGCGTTTTGTCATGTTCTTCATAGCCCCTGTTTCATTTTTCCTGGCTGTGGTGCTCTGGTCGATTGTGCTGGGTAACATCAATCTCTTATGGGGCACCGGGGTATGGATATTGTTTGGCCTGGCCCTGCTTTCAGGTCAATGGAGATCCAATCTCATATCATCCTTTATCTGGCACCAGATTTACCTGCTGGTAAGTCTGGTCTACATGTTCAAGGGAGTACATATCTGGCAGGCTATTGAAAGGAAGAAAGTGTAA
- the galU gene encoding UTP--glucose-1-phosphate uridylyltransferase GalU — protein sequence MDVKKAVIPVAGLGTRFLPVTKSMPKEMLPIIDTPVIHYVVQEAIESGIDDIIFITGRNKRAIEDYFDGCPELEMHLKNRGKYDMLEMVQEISSMVDIHYIRQKEPNGLGDAIMTARKHVSGDPFAVLLGDDIIVNEKPCTRQLIDVFQKYGRSTIAVEEVPHDKVSSYGIISGSPVDEYLYALDDIVEKPAVEEAPSNIGAIGRYVFTPEIFDCIEQTSKGVGGEIQLTDGIRLLNDSQKVYAHQFTGRRYDSGNKVEYVKAVLDFALKDEGMREEIQQHLQGLEPITHG from the coding sequence ATGGATGTGAAAAAGGCCGTAATACCGGTGGCGGGGCTGGGGACCCGTTTCCTGCCGGTCACAAAATCAATGCCCAAAGAAATGCTGCCGATCATTGACACTCCTGTTATCCATTATGTGGTACAGGAAGCCATCGAATCCGGGATAGATGATATCATATTTATAACCGGGCGTAACAAGCGGGCGATCGAGGATTATTTTGACGGCTGTCCTGAACTGGAGATGCATCTTAAGAATCGGGGTAAGTATGACATGCTGGAAATGGTTCAGGAGATTTCTTCAATGGTGGACATTCACTACATCCGCCAGAAGGAACCCAATGGGCTGGGAGATGCCATAATGACCGCCCGCAAACATGTCAGCGGGGATCCTTTCGCAGTGCTGCTGGGTGATGATATTATTGTCAATGAGAAACCCTGTACTCGTCAGTTGATCGATGTCTTCCAGAAATACGGCCGCTCCACGATCGCGGTGGAAGAAGTGCCACATGACAAGGTCAGCAGTTACGGGATAATAAGCGGCAGTCCTGTGGATGAATATCTCTATGCCCTGGATGATATCGTGGAAAAACCGGCCGTTGAAGAGGCACCTTCCAACATTGGTGCCATCGGAAGATATGTGTTCACTCCGGAGATATTCGATTGCATCGAGCAGACTTCCAAAGGCGTGGGTGGCGAGATCCAGCTGACCGATGGAATCAGATTACTCAACGATTCACAGAAAGTTTATGCTCACCAGTTTACCGGCCGAAGGTATGATTCCGGCAATAAGGTGGAGTATGTGAAGGCAGTGCTGGATTTTGCCTTGAAGGATGAGGGTATGAGGGAAGAGATTCAGCAGCATTTGCAAGGTTTGGAGCCAATTACCCACGGCTGA
- a CDS encoding tryptophan-rich sensory protein, whose protein sequence is MERNQPTLMIKIITTVTFLAMVIVNALANALPINGLTTGQLSDFYPNLFAPAGWTFAIWGLIYLLLAGYTLYQLGVFQDNMDTARGELLNKVGILFSISSIANAAWIFAWHYRVIPLSLLLIVVILVCLILINQRINKEQLSAKEKLFIGLPFSVYFGWITVATIANATVLLVSLNWQGFGLPEPTWASIVIILGFIIAVTTMLKNRDVAYGLVIVWAYAGILFKHTSSDGFAGQYPLIISITTACIGLLLLSEVYLLISQKRNMEEI, encoded by the coding sequence ATGGAACGAAATCAGCCAACATTGATGATCAAAATAATCACCACAGTAACCTTTTTAGCAATGGTCATTGTCAATGCACTGGCCAATGCTCTCCCGATCAATGGGCTCACTACCGGCCAGCTATCAGATTTCTATCCCAATCTCTTTGCTCCGGCAGGGTGGACCTTTGCAATCTGGGGACTCATCTATCTGCTGCTGGCGGGATATACACTGTATCAGCTTGGAGTTTTTCAGGACAATATGGATACTGCCAGAGGTGAATTACTAAATAAAGTAGGAATTCTCTTCTCAATTTCCTCCATCGCCAACGCTGCCTGGATATTTGCCTGGCACTATAGGGTAATACCATTATCCCTGCTATTGATTGTTGTAATCCTTGTGTGTTTGATCCTGATAAATCAAAGAATAAACAAAGAACAACTTTCTGCAAAAGAGAAATTGTTTATCGGATTGCCGTTTAGCGTATACTTCGGCTGGATCACAGTAGCAACCATTGCCAATGCCACTGTTCTTCTTGTCAGCCTGAACTGGCAGGGTTTTGGTTTACCTGAACCCACATGGGCGTCTATTGTGATCATTCTTGGATTTATTATCGCAGTCACAACAATGCTAAAGAACAGGGATGTTGCCTATGGCCTTGTTATTGTGTGGGCTTATGCGGGAATATTGTTCAAGCACACCTCATCAGATGGATTTGCAGGCCAGTATCCTCTAATTATCAGTATCACAACTGCTTGTATTGGTTTATTACTTCTATCCGAAGTTTATCTATTAATTTCACAAAAAAGAAATATGGAAGAGATTTGA